One Leptolyngbya sp. 'hensonii' DNA segment encodes these proteins:
- a CDS encoding PEP-CTERM sorting domain-containing protein produces the protein MTSMLQKFSLAVAGSVVTVGLLGSSAMAAGFSGEYAPSEWTLTNTNTNGFVNTSGVPGSISLTGGNNGGSGFGQTAYTTAAKASGLVSFNWDYTTNDVDGSSFDPFGYILNGTFTQLTSNGLKTPQTGNFSFAVLQGDTFGFAVNTTDNILGAANVVISNFAAPVPEPATVAGLLAIGALGAGAIKRKRQTTNG, from the coding sequence TGGTTACGGTTGGTCTACTAGGCAGTTCCGCCATGGCTGCTGGCTTCTCTGGCGAATATGCTCCTTCGGAGTGGACGTTGACCAATACCAACACCAACGGTTTTGTCAATACCAGTGGTGTTCCCGGCAGTATTTCCCTAACTGGTGGCAATAACGGAGGTAGTGGTTTTGGACAGACTGCTTACACCACAGCAGCCAAGGCAAGCGGCCTGGTCAGCTTTAACTGGGACTACACAACCAATGATGTTGACGGTAGTTCTTTCGATCCATTTGGCTATATTCTGAATGGAACCTTCACACAGCTAACTTCGAATGGTCTAAAGACTCCTCAAACGGGCAATTTTAGCTTTGCGGTTTTGCAGGGTGATACCTTCGGTTTTGCAGTGAACACGACGGATAATATTCTGGGTGCAGCCAATGTTGTGATTAGCAACTTTGCGGCTCCTGTCCCTGAGCCTGCTACTGTGGCTGGTCTGCTGGCGATCGGTGCCCTGGGCGCTGGCGCGATTAAGCGGAAGCGTCAGACCACCAACGGTTAA